The following nucleotide sequence is from Chloroflexota bacterium.
TACATTCGTGGATCTTCTGATTGATGCCTCCGGCGCGTTAGTGGGTCTGCTCTTGTTCTGGTGTTGGGGGCAACGCGCTAAGCGGTGCTGAGGTCACGATGATCTCACCGAAGAGACTATCCTGCTGTACGAGCACTTCGCACCGTTTGATGAGTTCCAACAGAGCCAAGAATGTTACAATGATCTCTAATCGCGATCGGGACTCTCGGAGCAAGACGGTGAAACTCACACGCTCATGGTTGTGCACCGAGGCGCGGATGTGCTCGATCCGCTCATCTACAGATACCTTGAGCGGAGTGACTATGTGGTTCACATCAGGCAGCGGGGGCAGGAACTCCAGTGCCTGTTGTAGAGCCGAAACCAGATCCACAAGGGTTATGTCGCTGAGGCCCAGCTGGGGATGAGGCCGAGGGGGCGGAGCGACTCGCAAATAGGTGCGCAAGCCCGCCGCCTCACGCCGCCGTAATTGCAATGCTGCTTCTTTGAAACGCTTGTATTCGATGAGCTGGCGTGCCAACTCATCGCCTGCGTCTTC
It contains:
- a CDS encoding segregation/condensation protein A, with the translated sequence MATSYQVQLEVFEGPLDLLLHLIEKAELDITKVSLARVTDQYLEHIKRLRETSAEYLADFLVVAAKLLLIKSRALLPAPPPLEEEEDAGDELARQLIEYKRFKEAALQLRRREAAGLRTYLRVAPPPRPHPQLGLSDITLVDLVSALQQALEFLPPLPDVNHIVTPLKVSVDERIEHIRASVHNHERVSFTVLLRESRSRLEIIVTFLALLELIKRCEVLVQQDSLFGEIIVTSAPLSALPPTPEQEQTH